Genomic DNA from Candidatus Woesearchaeota archaeon:
TTGTGCTATCTTCTCACCCTACCTACCTTTATCATACCTCTGTTTGTCTTCTCAACACTTCCTTCTTCACTAAGCACAGAACAACTACTCCACCAAGATGTCCTCTCGGACCTCAAATTCAACAGAGACCCTGTCATAGAACCAAACCTCTATCACAGCATTCTCAAATTCATCCCCTCACAAAGATTGCTGGGAATTCTTCTCTTTGCAACAATACTCTTCCTCACCTTCGCACTACTCAAAGAGAAAAAACCCCTTTTTAGAATACTCTGCACATTCCTCCTCTTCCTTACACCCATCACCGTAGGAGCAGCACTTTACGATGCGCAAGTTCTCCTCTTCATAGCACTCCTTCTTGCAGCACTCTACTTTTTCAAAAAACAAAAAACCATTCCAACCCTACTCGTTTTCGCAGCTTATTCAACGGCAAGCATAGCGCACACACTCCTGGGAATTCTCGTGCTTACCACCTACGCTGTGTTCACTAAAGGGTGGAAGGATTCAAAAAAAACACTTCTTCTCACAGGAAGCACAGGGCTGCTCACAGCACTACTCTCAAAAGCACCGCTTTTCTACTCGTACTACGCTGAACAATTATCCCTCTCCTCTCTCTTTGTTGAACTAGGAGCTAAAAGAGGCGTGGGTGTGTTTTTCATCACACTTGCAGCATTTGCGATTTGGCGTCTTTGGTCAAAACACAGATCCAGCCAAGTAGTCTTCGCACTCACAATACTCTCCTTTGCACTTACACCCTACTTAGGGGATTTCGCAATTGCGCTTGCAACATTTCTCCTACTTCCCTACGCCGCATGGTCGCTTCACCACTTACTCACACAAAAATGGGAATCTCCCTTTTTCTACTATGTTGGTATCTGCGCACTTATCTGCGGACTCCTCTTCACACAACTTGCGTATCTTGACCGCGCATATACTTATCTTCCAGACCAAGCAGCACTTGACGCACTCTCCTTTGCAAAAGAAAAAACCCCTCCCAACGCAGTGATCTTCTCACACCCCCAAAACGGGTATCTCATAGAATCAATCGCAGACCGCAAGGCATACACCACAACCTATGTTACATCATCATCAGATCCTCGATTCAAACTAAAAGTAAGTGATTTACTCTTCAATGAAAGAAACTTTGAAGAAGGTGTGGCTCTCATTAAAAGCGCAGGAATCACGCACATCCTCATAACGCCACATATGAAAAACGGACAAATCTGGTACAGAGATGGAGAAGGACTCCTCTTCATCCTGCGAGATAAGAATACTTTCAAAAAGATTTATAGCAAAGGAGGATATGACCTCTACGAAATACAATGAACAACCTCTTTATCTACATCGTCACCTACATCAGTCTTTTTCTCACCTGTTTTTTTCTTCTTACCTATTTTGAAAACAGACACAGACTCAAAAACCCCCCAGCAAAAAAACTCTACACCGTAACCATAGCAGTTCCTGTATACAACGGTGCAAAATACCTAAGAAGAACGGTGGACTCTCTTCTCGCACTGGATTATCCACGAGAAAAACTAGACATTATCATCGTTGATGATGGCTCAACAGATGACACTCTTCGCATAGCAAAAAGTTATGAAAAGAAAGGCGTGCGCGTACTTACTCAAAAAAACGCAGGAAAAGGAGATGCTCTTAACAACGCCCTCAAACACGCAAAAGGCGAGCTTTTTGGATGCCTGGACGTAGACTCTTTTGTAGAACCAAACGCACTTAAAGAGATGATGGGGTACTTTGACAATCCCAAAGTCATGGCGGTAACCCCCTCACTAAAAGTATATCATCCAAAAACAATTCTTCAAAGAGTACAAGCAATAGAATTTCTTATGGGCGTCTACCTAAGAAAAGCATTTGCATTCTTAGGATCCATCCACGTCACACCCGGACCATTCACGATTTATCGAAAAAAATTCTTTGACAAATACGGTGGATACGACAATCACAACCTCACAGAAGACATTGAAATAGCACTTCGCATACAATCACACCACTACCTCATAGAAAACGCCATAAACGCATCAGTCTACACCATGGGTGTTTCAAACTTCAAAGCACTTCTTCGCCAAAGACTTCGCTGGTACAAAGGATTCATAGACAATGTTCTTAACTACTCACACCTCTTCTCAAAAAAATACGGTAATCTTGGCCTTTTCATCCTTCCTTCATCATTCCTCTCCGTTCTCCTTGCAGTCATAGTCGTCACCTGGGGAACCATACGGTTCATAGGTCACAGCTTTCAAGCATTCCAAGATCTTCGCGCAATCAATTTTGACCTGCTCTCGCTCCTCCAAAAACCTCAACTCTTCTACATCTCCATTGACCCGCTTTTCATCTTAAGTATTATTGCAATCGCACTTGCAATCACAACAGTCCTCATTGCAAAAAAACTCTCCCAGGAAAAGCAAAAACTTAAAATCTCCTACATTTACTTTATGTTCACGTACCTCCTGCTCTTTAGCTTCTGGTGGATTATTGCGATGTACTATCGTATCACTGGGAAAAAAATACGCTGGGGGGGAAGAGACTTATGAATCCAAGAGAACCGCACACACACCAATACATCGCAGCGTTTGCCATAGCAACACTTCTCTTCTTCTCAGGACTTTGGTTTGGATCATACCTCTCAGATCAAAAACTTGAAAGCATAGGAGATCTTGAAAATGATATTCGTCTCTCAACACTCGGATCTGAATTACAATACCAAATCCTTGAACAAGAACCCTGCGCAGCCAGTAACTCAACGGCACTCATTAAAGAACTCTTTGAAATAGGATCGCGCCTTGACTTCATGGAATCCCAAAGAGGACCAAAAGACCCTCAAGTTATTGAACTTAAAGAATTCTATCACTTACTTGAAATCCGCCACTGGTTACTCATGAGACAAGTAAAAGAACAATGCTCCACAAACACCGATCTTATTCTTTACTTCTACTCAAATGAAGGAGACTGTGATAAGTGCTCAGAACAAGGAACGATTCTTACGTACTTGCATAGAACAAGACCTGATATTTCCATTTACTCTTTTGATATCAACATAGACAACCCAGCACTTACTGCCCTTAAAGAACTCTTTAAGGTTAGAAGTACTCCAACCCTCATTGTCAATGATAAAAAATTCGAGTCCTTCACCAGTTTAGAAGAATTACAATCACAGCTTTCCTAATTTTTCTTTAAGAACATCCCCAATAGTGAGCCCTTGAGAACTAGTTTTGTCTGTTTTTTCTTTTTCAAGAACAACTGGTTTAACGATTTCAAGAAGAACAATGCCCAAATGTTTTTCAATCTTCTTTGCAAGATCAATACTAGGAATAAGAGACCCTGATTCAATATTGTGAATGACGCTTTCCTTTTGCGCAAGTTGGATTGCAAGCGATCGCTGTGTAAGACCTCTGCTCTCCCTCGCACGTTTAATACGTGCGGAGTAATCTGGCACAAGAGTTTCTTGAGGTTCTTCAAAACGACGCGGTTGCTTTTTAACAACTTGTTTTTTCTCAACGGGTTTACCAAACTTTGCACATTGAGAACACACCTGTAATTCCACGCCTTCTACAAGCGCAGGTCGAGTAGAGGCATTTTTACCACACATATCACAAGCCATAACGTGGTGTAAGTCAAGAGGTGTTAATAACCCTTTCCCCAGTGAAGAAGTAAAAAAGGAGGCGACGCCCAGATTCGAACTGGGGATCAGAGGGTTGCAGCCTCTTGCCTTAGCCACTTGGCCACGCCGCCAATAATTAACCTACTCACCATACCTCAAGGAGCCTTGTATGCATTTTTCGAATCCTTAAGGCAAACGCGCCTGAAGGGATTCGAACCCTCGACCTTCAGCTTAGAAGGCTGCTGCTCTATCCAGGCTGAGCTACAGGCGCCTAATAGGAGCAAGAAGAAAAACAGTCCTTTATAAAATTAAGTGCGATAAGTGCGAACTTCACGCGTCTCTTACTCCTCTGCATTCTT
This window encodes:
- a CDS encoding TIGR00270 family protein; translated protein: MACDMCGKNASTRPALVEGVELQVCSQCAKFGKPVEKKQVVKKQPRRFEEPQETLVPDYSARIKRARESRGLTQRSLAIQLAQKESVIHNIESGSLIPSIDLAKKIEKHLGIVLLEIVKPVVLEKEKTDKTSSQGLTIGDVLKEKLGKL
- a CDS encoding glycosyltransferase family 2 protein — its product is MNNLFIYIVTYISLFLTCFFLLTYFENRHRLKNPPAKKLYTVTIAVPVYNGAKYLRRTVDSLLALDYPREKLDIIIVDDGSTDDTLRIAKSYEKKGVRVLTQKNAGKGDALNNALKHAKGELFGCLDVDSFVEPNALKEMMGYFDNPKVMAVTPSLKVYHPKTILQRVQAIEFLMGVYLRKAFAFLGSIHVTPGPFTIYRKKFFDKYGGYDNHNLTEDIEIALRIQSHHYLIENAINASVYTMGVSNFKALLRQRLRWYKGFIDNVLNYSHLFSKKYGNLGLFILPSSFLSVLLAVIVVTWGTIRFIGHSFQAFQDLRAINFDLLSLLQKPQLFYISIDPLFILSIIAIALAITTVLIAKKLSQEKQKLKISYIYFMFTYLLLFSFWWIIAMYYRITGKKIRWGGRDL